The genomic segment ATCAATTTCAATGAATCGATACAAAAATACTGCAaggaaaatattgaatacGGACGTACCTATAATTATACGTGGTCTGTACAATAACAGGAGCTGGACTATATTGACCAGCTGGGGAAAGAGAATGCTCTTCTGTAGTATTTCCAGATACGACGTACTTATCTAAAAAAATATCgtagtatatttaaaatgatagaTACTTTTATGATTGATGACGACGGTAAGATATAAACGTAAAGCTGTGGACATACAGAGAGTGGTAAACGGTAAGCGGCAACATCAACATTTAGAGCATTGATGTTGCCTATACCATCACTTATTTTACCGCTTTCTGTATGTCCACGGCCTAAGAAACTACCGGTAAGGGAGCGAATACAACTTGTAGGATCTGAAAAGAGATTTTTCTCTAAAataagaaacataaaaaaagcCATAATAAAAACACTATTACCTTCTCTGGTTGTATCACTACTAACACCGTTCGTGACAACAGTAATCTGTTGCATTAGGCGACCTTTGTGAGACGATTGACTCGAGGATGCGTAAGGATGACCAGGTGATCCTGGTGCGGACTGACTAGTCAACTGACCAGCCGGAGAAGATACAGTGCTATCTGGATACGATTCTGGTCCTGGCGAAACTTCTCTGCTAAGACATTCTGGTGTCATCAAACCACTAATTCCAACGTGAGACGGAGAAGCAGGTGCACTTCTATATGATTTCAAATGTTACAAACATTAGATTaggatttttaataattggtATATATGGAACtggaaaataaagatatttgtaaaatttatctaCCTGGATGAAAGTCCAAAAGGAGCTCGGAAACATGGAACTCCACGTTGTCTTCTTTGTCTAAATGCTTGTTCTATAAGTTTTACTTCCGATTGAGGATCTATTCGCCAAAAAGATCCTTTACCTGGTTCTTCTTGGCTCCTTGgtactttaataaaataacgattcAACGAAAGATTATGCCTTATTGAATTTTGCCATCCCTTATCTGCAGTTCTATAATATGGGTAATTCTTGGTAATGTAAGAATAAATGCCAGATAACGTAAGCTGTTTATCTGCAGCAGATGCTATTGCCTGAACAATTAACTGAGCATATGAGTATGGAGGTTTAGAATCTTCTTTTGCAGGACTACAATTCGCTGTTGTACCAGGacttatttgtattttattagaacTTTGTCCACCCTCGTGTCTCTCCATATTAGAATTTTGTGAGTCATTTGCAACAGCAGCTGCATACGCAGCCACCATCTGTAGATCTGCTGATATGTTTCTCCTTCCTTGCCCTGCACGTGGACTTGCAGGACATGAATTAGCAGCACTGATTGTTCCAGTAGGAGAAGGAAATGGGCTACTATAGCCTGCATCCGGAATATTAATACGTAAAGGTGGTAATGGTGCTCTATGTTTTGGAGGAGAACGTACACATACATTACTTTCTTCTTGTTCATCTACTAATGATTGAAATACAAGTCTTATATTTGTACTTGGAAATCTCAATGAACATCTGAAACAGAAGAAACATGCGACTGATCAAAgagaataaaggaagaaacaaacaaAGTATCTGAGAGAAAGTGCAAAGAACAAGTAAAGCtcttaaataaattctctgcttaaaattatttgcatgGAATATCACaagacaattttttattgttatcacGTATGAAACTATgagatataatttgaaaaagacAATATCGCCAAATGATGAGGCTATCATAAGTCATGACTGAAAAGAGACTGTATAAAAACCGTATAACAAGTTTGCCAGTGGCATGCGAGAAACGTGCAAGAAAGGTTAAGTCGGCTCGATAAAGCTCCGAAAGATATCTTACGTCTTTGGTAATCGGAACTCAGCCGCACtctttcgttggaaaattcCATCAACAAAAACACCATTTTTACCATTGCAAACCATAAAAAAATACGGGTGATCATAGTAGATTTCAAGGTGTCGTCGTGAGATAAAGCTGGAGTGGCCCATGTTGACGTCGACCTCACCCTTGCTGCTGTTACGTCCGATAGTGATACTATGCTGTCTAACCATGTATTCAAACTCGCGACCCTCTAACCGTGCAATCGGTGCACCTTTTGCTTCCGGGTTCCACTGCATCTTCGTCGGGCTGGCCGGTGCCGACTTCAGTGCCAGAAGGGCCCACGCGTCGCTCTCCTGAGTACGGGAGTACGTAGTAGACATAGCACCGAGTAAGCGAACCCTCCTTTGGGATAGAatgagagagggagaaaaaggagaagtaGACAGATATAGATAGATAGTcagatagatagataaataaacgaatagaTAATTAATCAGATAACTAGATACATAGATGCGGATAGAGAGCGATAAGTTACCGCCAGAGGAGGAAACAATCCTAAAATTACCTTGTATATGCACACCTTGCAAACTATAGGACCGAGGATTAGGAAAATAAACGGATTGATTAGAAGATTACACCAATTAATATCGACGATAACGCGAGGAACCACGTGAAATAGCatatgaaattcaatttattgaaataatcagTTGCCGTACAAATTCGACAAGCAGCCAATCGAACAATCAATCGATTAATCGACTGATTAACTGATCGTCTGACAAATTGATTCGATTGATCGATCGGCCGGTCGACTAATCGATCGGTGCAACTGAGCAAACTAATTGAATATCTAATGATTAATGATTAATCggattattaaacaaatatgtatgataattacaaaaaacGTAAGAATCGatatatgaattattcattataatttcTTATGGAAAAGATAGCATCCATATACAGATGAAATGAAtggataaaaatatacatacatatgtatgccGTAGTAtacgaaacgaaatttatacaatcaacttatatatatataacttatatatatatagctaaTATCACATTATTGTTTTTTTCTAATTGATCcataaaacgatatttagtattaaaactaaaaatttttctacatttcctagaaattaattgatacatatttgtctatttatttcctctatattctttttatttaacttgtCATATTTTTTCTAGCTCTTTTCTGCTGGTTCACATCGTAAAATCTATTCAAACTAAATATAAGCGTAACTTTTCTTCTAAAAATACAGCATTCTGCTTATTCTCAATTTGAAAGATATGGACTGAATACCACGTGATGTAACGCGCGTTGTATTCTTCGATTTGAAAATGAAGTAACGTTAGGATGTCAAATAAAGCAAAGTCTTTAATATGGTTGTTGAGGTTAATGACGTATAATTCGAATTTGTCGATTTATTTTGATAGCAGTTAGTAACATCTACAGACATTGTTATAGTAGGGTCAAAACATCAATCATGATACAAATGACGTTTTGATGTTAATTTGAATTTAGCTAATGCGCATATAtcggaaaatatattaaatataacgtaTCCTTATGTGCTTATTtacttgtataataataattaagaatGAACAAGCAAAAGAAACAATATATGTGAAAAACTATGAATGAGTATTATCGTTGTATTATATCAAACGATTCTGTTTGTTAACCAACAGTGATACAATTATTTGTCTGTTTGTTATACAATCTGGACGTGCAGTCATGAATGTTCAAGGATACGTTTGTGCCAATGACAAAATCTGTGACCGTTATAACGACGATGTTTATGGTCTCGTAACTCAATTGAGCAAGCACATATTACAGACATATCGATCCTCCCACCGAAATGTACAGTTTACTTATGATCAtgatatcaaaataattaaacaccTTCGAATCAAAgcttttgaaatattactgAAAAAAAGTGATCATTTGATCCCTAGCCGAGGTAATGTTAATACCTGATTATGCTAGAtgtgtttcatatatttatttaactttcaACTCAGCCTTTCTTTAATCTCACTCATATCCACAGATTATGAAGCACTTCAAAAGATAGATCCACTTTTAGAACTACAAAAGCATGCTTTCacattgaaattgaaattaaaccaTTCATACAATGCTAATATGTTAGAACATTTGTTGGAAAATCTTGAAGAATTCCCATGCGGTGAACTACcagtattttctattttgcaGCTACtaatgcaattaaaaaattgtaacattAATCCTGAGCCATTAACGGTAGGATTTAAACTTTTGTATTTGGAAAGAAGATggatttttagaatttcataaatgtattaatacattttattacaatctgtagaatatattttatttcgacaaAGCAAATCCTGCTTTTCCTGAAATCacatacaataataataaaataccgCCATTCCAAATATACCCGATGGAATGTTTCATATCATCGGACAAATTTGAAGCAACACTCGAAAGATATCCAGTTAAAAGAATTGCACCTACAAATATTATGaatgaattcaattttttggataattcaataaaatccAAAGCCATAGTTGGAGTTGAATCCATTgagtaaattatataaataatattttatcattattttcaAGTAGTCgttgtatatagatatatatgtttacGCGTGTTTTTTTCAGTATGTCTACTGCATGTGATTTTATCTCCAAtcatatatttgataaaatatcatCACATATGCTTTTATGCCCAAACCAACAGTATACAATAAATTCAGAgcttaatttacatattttacaaaataacatggtaagatatag from the Bombus fervidus isolate BK054 chromosome 12, iyBomFerv1, whole genome shotgun sequence genome contains:
- the Foxk gene encoding forkhead box K isoform X1, whose product is MLFHVVPRVIVDINWCNLLINPFIFLILGPIVCKVCIYKESDAWALLALKSAPASPTKMQWNPEAKGAPIARLEGREFEYMVRQHSITIGRNSSKGEVDVNMGHSSFISRRHLEIYYDHPYFFMVCNGKNGVFVDGIFQRKSAAEFRLPKTCSLRFPSTNIRLVFQSLVDEQEESNVCVRSPPKHRAPLPPLRINIPDAGYSSPFPSPTGTISAANSCPASPRAGQGRRNISADLQMVAAYAAAVANDSQNSNMERHEGGQSSNKIQISPGTTANCSPAKEDSKPPYSYAQLIVQAIASAADKQLTLSGIYSYITKNYPYYRTADKGWQNSIRHNLSLNRYFIKVPRSQEEPGKGSFWRIDPQSEVKLIEQAFRQRRQRGVPCFRAPFGLSSRSAPASPSHVGISGLMTPECLSREVSPGPESYPDSTVSSPAGQLTSQSAPGSPGHPYASSSQSSHKGRLMQQITVVTNGVSSDTTREDKYVVSGNTTEEHSLSPAGQYSPAPVIVQTTYNYSGSFIGPDAGVGVAKRSHEESDSSPGSPAPLAIVESPEPPEHQPPSTKRQRVHDMDDH
- the Foxk gene encoding forkhead box K isoform X2, with amino-acid sequence MSTTYSRTQESDAWALLALKSAPASPTKMQWNPEAKGAPIARLEGREFEYMVRQHSITIGRNSSKGEVDVNMGHSSFISRRHLEIYYDHPYFFMVCNGKNGVFVDGIFQRKSAAEFRLPKTCSLRFPSTNIRLVFQSLVDEQEESNVCVRSPPKHRAPLPPLRINIPDAGYSSPFPSPTGTISAANSCPASPRAGQGRRNISADLQMVAAYAAAVANDSQNSNMERHEGGQSSNKIQISPGTTANCSPAKEDSKPPYSYAQLIVQAIASAADKQLTLSGIYSYITKNYPYYRTADKGWQNSIRHNLSLNRYFIKVPRSQEEPGKGSFWRIDPQSEVKLIEQAFRQRRQRGVPCFRAPFGLSSRSAPASPSHVGISGLMTPECLSREVSPGPESYPDSTVSSPAGQLTSQSAPGSPGHPYASSSQSSHKGRLMQQITVVTNGVSSDTTREDKYVVSGNTTEEHSLSPAGQYSPAPVIVQTTYNYSGSFIGPDAGVGVAKRSHEESDSSPGSPAPLAIVESPEPPEHQPPSTKRQRVHDMDDH